One sulfur-oxidizing endosymbiont of Gigantopelta aegis genomic region harbors:
- the dnaE gene encoding DNA polymerase III subunit alpha, translating to MSKQFIHLNLHTEFSLVDGIVRLKPLIKAIQKAEMPAIAITDQSNLYALVKIYQACLGAGIKPILGADLWLQNKEELGKPFRLLVLCKNNDGYLNLKKLISLSYLQGQHLGKAMVEWEWLKDHASGLLTLLGRESDVGQLLLEDKINEAEALLVDYKSLFPDSLYLELLRTSRSGDETFLHRAVASATRLGLPVVATNAVRFLVKEDFAAHDARVCVNQGRVLADKRRPKDYSEEQYLKSKDEMNVLFEDIPEAIENSVAIAKRCNVTLHLGENFLPNFPIPEGLSMDEYFRQLSHDGLNKRFPQLWGKDFTEDKPEFQDKIKEYRERLDIELDVITQMGFPGYFLIVADFIQWSKENDVPVGPGRGSGAGSLVAYAMTITDLDPLEYDLLFERFLNPERVSMPDFDIDFCMEGREKVIQYVAETYGRDRVSQIITFGSMAAKAAIRDVGRVQGQGYGFVDSIAKLIPMDIGITISQAMEQEEELQRRYDEDEAVHDLIDMALSLEGITKNVGKHAGGVVISPSDINDFSPIYCEDGSQSIVTQYDKNDVETVGLVKFDFLGLKTLTVVDWALKIINARKRKLGETDVDIVQIDLEDRAAFKTLKASNTTAVFQLESRGMKDLIKRLQPDCFEDIVALVALFRPGPLQSGMVDDFIDRKHGRQKVEYPHPSLEPILQPTYGTILYQEQVMQISQVLAGYTLGGADLLRRAMGKKKPEVMAEQRSIFEDGSVENGVDKDIARHIFDQMEKFAAYGFNKSHSAAYALVSYQTLWLKTHYVEAFMAAVLSADMDNTEKVVVVIEECRDDEIKVITPNVNLSEYKFTVSETDEVVYGLGAIKGVGEGAIESIVEAREKDGEYKDFQDFCNRVDLRRCNKRVMETLAKAGALDVFGLSRATLFNAIPEATKAADQFSKAQAVGQDDLFGSDFFDTGSLDSTSEDSSCNFETLDEWPEDERLRFEKDTLGLYLTGHPIEQYLDELRHFTTHRLMELNPEKNQNIVIAGLIIAMRTMMTKRGNKMAFITIDDRSGRQEVALFAEKYEQFQAILVKDSVIVISGELGLDRYSGNARITVDMIYDLDTARNHYARRLSVDINHQQVDETFVNNFKEVLEPFREGGECPVVYNYTGLKATTSIRLSDEWRVHLSKELLSRIDKLTHSQSKIMYR from the coding sequence ATGTCGAAGCAATTTATTCATCTAAACCTCCACACTGAATTCTCTCTTGTAGATGGTATAGTTCGCCTAAAACCCTTAATTAAAGCCATCCAAAAAGCTGAAATGCCGGCCATAGCGATTACAGATCAAAGTAATTTATATGCCCTGGTAAAAATCTATCAGGCATGTCTAGGGGCAGGTATAAAACCTATTCTGGGTGCTGATTTATGGCTACAAAATAAAGAAGAACTAGGTAAACCCTTTCGCTTATTAGTACTATGTAAAAACAATGATGGCTACTTAAATCTAAAAAAACTCATCAGCCTCAGTTATCTTCAGGGACAACATCTTGGCAAGGCTATGGTTGAATGGGAGTGGTTAAAAGATCACGCATCTGGTTTGCTCACCTTATTAGGCAGAGAAAGTGATGTCGGTCAATTATTATTAGAGGATAAAATTAACGAGGCAGAAGCTTTATTAGTCGATTATAAAAGCCTTTTTCCTGACAGCTTGTATCTAGAGTTACTAAGAACCTCGCGCAGTGGTGATGAAACTTTTTTACATCGTGCGGTTGCTAGTGCAACACGTTTGGGTCTACCTGTCGTGGCGACCAATGCGGTGCGTTTTTTGGTAAAAGAAGACTTTGCTGCGCATGATGCCCGGGTTTGTGTGAATCAAGGGCGGGTGTTGGCTGATAAAAGACGGCCAAAAGATTATTCAGAAGAGCAATACCTGAAGTCTAAAGACGAAATGAATGTCTTATTTGAAGATATTCCAGAAGCCATTGAAAATAGTGTCGCCATTGCCAAGCGTTGTAATGTGACTCTGCATTTAGGTGAAAACTTCCTACCGAATTTTCCCATTCCAGAAGGTTTGAGTATGGATGAATACTTCCGACAACTTTCTCATGATGGCTTGAATAAGCGCTTTCCCCAGCTTTGGGGTAAAGATTTCACCGAAGATAAACCTGAATTTCAAGACAAAATTAAAGAATATCGTGAACGGCTGGACATTGAACTGGACGTTATTACCCAAATGGGTTTTCCCGGTTACTTTTTAATTGTTGCCGACTTTATTCAATGGTCCAAAGAAAATGATGTGCCGGTAGGGCCGGGTCGTGGTTCGGGTGCGGGTTCATTAGTGGCCTATGCCATGACCATTACCGATCTTGACCCGCTGGAATATGATTTACTCTTTGAGCGATTTCTCAATCCTGAGCGAGTTTCCATGCCAGATTTTGATATTGACTTCTGTATGGAAGGCCGGGAAAAAGTTATTCAATATGTGGCTGAAACCTATGGTCGTGATCGGGTTTCGCAAATTATTACCTTTGGTTCAATGGCGGCTAAAGCAGCAATTCGAGATGTGGGGCGCGTACAGGGGCAGGGCTATGGCTTTGTAGATTCAATTGCCAAGCTCATTCCTATGGACATCGGTATTACCATTTCTCAGGCCATGGAGCAGGAAGAAGAATTACAACGTCGCTATGATGAAGATGAGGCGGTGCATGACTTAATCGATATGGCATTGTCCTTAGAAGGCATCACCAAAAACGTCGGTAAGCATGCTGGGGGAGTGGTTATATCGCCCAGCGATATTAATGACTTCTCACCCATTTACTGTGAAGATGGCTCCCAAAGCATTGTCACGCAGTATGATAAAAATGATGTGGAAACCGTGGGCCTGGTTAAATTTGACTTCTTAGGACTAAAAACACTGACAGTGGTTGACTGGGCATTGAAAATTATTAATGCTCGAAAACGTAAGCTGGGTGAAACAGATGTTGATATAGTACAAATCGATTTAGAAGATCGTGCCGCATTTAAAACCCTTAAAGCCAGCAATACTACTGCTGTTTTTCAGCTTGAATCTCGGGGCATGAAAGATCTGATTAAGCGTCTGCAACCGGATTGTTTTGAAGATATTGTGGCCTTGGTAGCTTTGTTCCGCCCCGGCCCTTTGCAGTCGGGCATGGTGGATGACTTCATTGACCGTAAGCATGGTCGCCAAAAAGTAGAATATCCGCATCCTTCTCTGGAACCTATTTTACAGCCCACCTATGGTACGATTTTGTATCAGGAACAGGTGATGCAAATTTCTCAGGTCTTAGCTGGCTATACGCTGGGTGGGGCGGATTTACTGCGCCGAGCCATGGGTAAGAAAAAGCCTGAAGTCATGGCAGAGCAACGTTCTATCTTTGAGGATGGCTCGGTTGAAAACGGGGTTGATAAAGACATTGCTCGACACATTTTTGACCAGATGGAAAAATTTGCTGCTTATGGTTTTAACAAATCACACTCAGCAGCCTATGCACTGGTTTCTTATCAAACACTATGGCTAAAAACCCATTATGTAGAAGCCTTTATGGCAGCCGTTTTATCTGCGGATATGGATAATACTGAAAAAGTAGTGGTGGTTATTGAAGAGTGTCGAGATGATGAAATAAAAGTCATCACACCGAATGTGAATTTATCCGAATATAAATTCACGGTCAGCGAAACGGATGAAGTGGTCTATGGCTTGGGCGCTATCAAAGGCGTTGGTGAAGGCGCAATTGAAAGTATCGTTGAGGCGCGTGAGAAGGATGGTGAATATAAAGATTTTCAAGATTTTTGCAATCGAGTCGATTTGCGCCGCTGTAATAAACGGGTGATGGAAACACTGGCCAAAGCCGGTGCGTTGGATGTCTTTGGCTTAAGCCGTGCGACATTGTTTAATGCCATTCCTGAAGCAACTAAAGCAGCCGATCAATTTTCTAAGGCTCAAGCCGTAGGGCAAGATGATTTATTTGGCAGTGATTTTTTTGATACGGGCTCTTTAGATAGTACTTCAGAAGACAGCTCATGTAACTTCGAAACCTTAGATGAGTGGCCGGAAGATGAACGGCTACGTTTTGAGAAAGATACTTTGGGCTTGTATCTTACCGGCCATCCTATTGAGCAATATCTTGATGAATTGCGCCATTTTACGACTCATCGATTGATGGAGTTGAATCCAGAAAAGAATCAAAATATTGTCATTGCCGGCTTGATTATTGCCATGCGTACCATGATGACTAAGCGTGGTAATAAAATGGCCTTTATTACCATTGATGATCGCAGTGGTCGTCAGGAAGTGGCCTTGTTTGCAGAAAAATATGAGCAATTCCAAGCTATTTTGGTCAAGGACTCAGTGATTGTTATTTCTGGTGAATTAGGCTTGGATCGTTACTCCGGCAATGCTCGAATCACCGTTGATATGATTTATGACTTAGATACGGCGCGTAATCACTATGCTCGTCGTCTCTCGGTAGATATTAACCATCAGCAAGTTGATGAAACTTTTGTCAATAACTTCAAAGAAGTGCTAGAACCCTTTAGGGAAGGCGGTGAATGTCCCGTGGTTTATAATTATACCGGCCTTAAAGCAACAACATCTATTCGTCTATCCGATGAGTGGCGAGTACACTTAAGTAAAGAGTTACTGAGTCGTATTGATAAGCTGACGCACTCACAGAGCAAGATTATGTACCGTTGA
- the accA gene encoding acetyl-CoA carboxylase carboxyl transferase subunit alpha translates to MNPNFLDFEQPIAELEAKIEELRYVGNDTDLNLSEEISTLQGKSKTLTESIFKDLTPWQISQLARHPMRPYTLDYVEHMFTDFEELHGDRAYADDAPIVGGLARLDGIPVMIIGQQKGRDTAEKVKRNFGMPRPEGYRKALRLMKLAERFKLPILTFIDTPGAYPGVGAEERGQSEAIARNLIEMAELKVPIICTVIGEGGSGGALAIGIGDRVNLLQYSTYSVISPEGCATILWKSAEKASEAAEAMGITSSRLKELGLIDQIIDEPIGGAHRDHVSMAKKLKQSLLETLEHLQEMPTDRLLDSRYERLMKFGNYIET, encoded by the coding sequence ATGAACCCAAATTTTCTTGATTTTGAACAACCTATAGCGGAACTTGAAGCTAAAATTGAAGAATTACGCTATGTGGGCAATGATACCGACCTGAATTTATCCGAAGAAATTTCGACCCTGCAGGGGAAAAGCAAGACGCTGACGGAATCTATTTTCAAAGATTTAACACCCTGGCAGATATCACAATTAGCCCGCCATCCCATGCGTCCATATACTCTGGATTATGTTGAACACATGTTCACTGATTTTGAAGAACTTCATGGTGATCGCGCCTATGCGGATGATGCGCCAATTGTGGGTGGTCTGGCGCGTTTGGACGGTATTCCGGTTATGATCATCGGTCAACAAAAAGGCCGTGATACGGCGGAGAAAGTGAAGCGTAACTTTGGTATGCCGCGCCCTGAAGGCTATCGTAAAGCGCTGCGTTTAATGAAATTGGCAGAGCGTTTTAAGTTACCTATTTTAACCTTTATCGACACTCCGGGTGCGTATCCTGGTGTTGGTGCGGAAGAACGCGGCCAAAGTGAAGCGATTGCCCGTAATTTGATTGAAATGGCTGAATTAAAAGTGCCCATTATCTGCACTGTCATCGGTGAAGGTGGCTCGGGTGGCGCATTGGCAATTGGTATTGGTGATCGTGTCAATTTATTGCAATACAGCACTTACTCTGTGATTTCACCTGAAGGCTGTGCGACTATTTTATGGAAGAGTGCAGAAAAAGCTTCTGAAGCTGCTGAAGCCATGGGCATTACTTCATCACGCTTAAAAGAATTAGGCTTGATTGACCAAATTATTGATGAGCCCATTGGTGGTGCCCATCGTGATCACGTCAGTATGGCTAAAAAATTAAAACAATCCTTATTGGAAACACTGGAACACTTACAGGAAATGCCAACCGATAGATTGCTTGATTCTCGTTATGAGCGCTTGATGAAATTTGGCAACTACATTGAAACCTAA
- a CDS encoding YqaA family protein, with protein MIDSSISLWGLFISGFTSATLLPGGSEGLFLWMLSQQAWDTGLLILIVGTGNSLGGMTNWLIGFFIRKGFYKEKQTTNKTRLKAETWLKKHGSPILFFSFLPIIGDPLCVVAGLVKIPWFKALLFITLGKFIRYLALSYVIF; from the coding sequence ATGATTGACTCCAGCATATCATTATGGGGCTTATTTATCAGTGGCTTTACCTCGGCTACGTTATTGCCCGGCGGCTCAGAAGGCTTATTTTTATGGATGTTGTCACAACAAGCCTGGGATACAGGCCTGTTGATCCTCATTGTTGGCACGGGTAATTCGCTGGGAGGGATGACTAATTGGCTGATAGGATTTTTTATTCGCAAGGGCTTCTACAAAGAAAAGCAAACCACGAATAAAACCCGTCTTAAAGCTGAAACATGGCTAAAAAAACACGGCTCACCCATACTGTTCTTTAGTTTTCTCCCGATTATCGGCGATCCGCTCTGTGTTGTTGCTGGCCTCGTTAAGATCCCCTGGTTTAAAGCGCTATTGTTTATCACCCTCGGAAAATTTATCCGTTACTTGGCCTTAAGTTACGTCATTTTTTAA